In Janthinobacterium rivuli, a single genomic region encodes these proteins:
- a CDS encoding bifunctional diguanylate cyclase/phosphodiesterase, with the protein MLRGRLPLSISAAAALTFACGVSVTAVLFAAISQLEYDKMGLSLQQRAGARVAAIEQGLDDAVEVLTTTNQLFAAVVPVTREQFHDFTTPLLQRHPFIQAFNFHRIVPHAQRPAFEAELRRIVPGYAMTEMRDGVVVPATTRASYLVVDYLEPLQGNGPAFGLNVSPSGVLARALEQAIISGQTTATGLLALAQGPQRGFVIVRPVYRHGVPLQTIAQRRAALIGDTAVIVRAGELVQKILAGADLLGDSQLELSVYADAGADPRQLIFRHGQAPVDEPGGAWESLPRWLHFAYHNHYDRAFTSAGRPWHVRVVAHPRPFLADHLGSLFTLITGLLFSLLTAAFVQSLTQRSRRVQLLVEQRTADLKRSNELLSADVRARQRTERALQESEKRFRRLLALSSDWYWEQDAHFCFTHITSGFTDKSNMPLERFIGMTRWDNNAEMRNSRWGKQHIANLEAHLPFSNLEYAMQDRDGQLRWFSINGEPLFNELGEFRGYRGTGSEITERKLAEQQIQHIAHHDVLTGLPNRALLRDRLAQAMALSRRKNRALWVLLIDLDRFKFVNDSLGHKAGDLLLKTIATRLQASLRESDTVARLSGDEFVAILCEQADEVLSGAIVQRVMDAVAQPVLLDGKEFFVTCSIGVAVYDMSRYDAPGDVTLNGETQNLIEQADIAMYCAKKQGRNNIKFYTTAMNQATLERLRIETALRNALEREQFVLHYQPQVDLASGRIVGVEALLRWQHPDLGMVAPQRFIALAEDTGLIVPIGAWVMREACAQVKRWHAAGLDTLRLAVNLSARQFNEPNLVASIAEVLQETGLPPACLELELTESLFMHDVALAVSQLHDMKALGVQLSIDDFGTGYSSFAYLRTFPIDVLKIDRSFVGDVARDADDAAIVVSIIALAHNLKLRVVAEGVETAEQLDYLRRHGCDEAQGFYFSRPLPAHEVEALLRAEETPVTQ; encoded by the coding sequence ATGCTGCGTGGCCGCCTGCCATTGTCGATTTCCGCCGCGGCCGCGCTGACCTTTGCCTGCGGCGTCAGCGTGACGGCCGTGCTGTTTGCCGCCATCAGCCAGCTCGAATACGACAAGATGGGCCTGAGCCTGCAGCAGCGCGCCGGCGCCAGGGTGGCCGCCATCGAGCAGGGGCTCGACGACGCGGTCGAGGTGCTGACCACGACGAACCAGCTGTTTGCCGCCGTCGTGCCCGTCACGCGCGAACAATTCCACGACTTCACCACGCCGCTGCTGCAGCGCCACCCCTTCATCCAGGCCTTCAATTTCCACCGCATCGTGCCGCATGCGCAGCGCCCTGCATTCGAGGCCGAACTGCGGCGCATCGTGCCCGGCTACGCCATGACGGAAATGCGCGATGGCGTCGTCGTGCCCGCCACCACGCGCGCCAGCTACCTGGTGGTCGATTACCTCGAACCCTTGCAGGGCAACGGCCCCGCCTTCGGCCTGAACGTCAGCCCGAGCGGGGTGCTGGCGCGCGCGCTGGAACAGGCGATCATCAGCGGCCAGACCACCGCCACCGGTCTGCTGGCCCTGGCGCAAGGGCCGCAACGGGGCTTCGTCATCGTGCGTCCCGTGTACCGCCACGGCGTGCCCCTGCAAACGATAGCGCAGCGGCGCGCGGCGCTGATCGGCGATACGGCCGTCATCGTGCGCGCCGGGGAACTGGTGCAGAAAATCCTTGCCGGCGCCGACCTGCTGGGCGACTCCCAGCTTGAACTGAGTGTCTACGCCGACGCCGGCGCCGACCCGCGTCAATTGATCTTCCGCCACGGCCAGGCGCCCGTCGACGAGCCGGGCGGCGCCTGGGAGTCCCTCCCGCGCTGGCTGCACTTTGCCTACCACAACCATTATGACCGGGCCTTCACCTCCGCCGGCCGGCCCTGGCACGTGCGCGTGGTGGCCCATCCGCGCCCCTTCCTGGCCGACCACCTGGGCTCATTGTTTACCCTGATCACGGGCTTGCTGTTCAGCTTGCTGACGGCCGCCTTCGTGCAGTCGCTGACACAGCGCTCGCGCCGCGTGCAGCTGCTGGTGGAGCAGCGCACGGCCGACCTCAAGCGCAGCAACGAGCTGCTCAGCGCCGACGTGCGGGCGCGCCAGCGCACGGAGCGCGCCTTGCAGGAAAGCGAAAAGCGCTTCCGCCGCCTGCTGGCCCTGTCCTCGGACTGGTACTGGGAACAGGACGCCCATTTCTGCTTCACCCACATCACCAGCGGTTTCACGGACAAGTCGAACATGCCGCTGGAACGCTTCATCGGCATGACGCGCTGGGACAACAACGCGGAGATGCGCAATTCGCGCTGGGGCAAGCAGCATATCGCCAACCTGGAAGCGCACCTGCCCTTTTCCAACCTCGAATATGCGATGCAGGACCGCGACGGCCAGCTGCGCTGGTTCAGCATCAATGGCGAACCGCTGTTCAACGAGCTCGGTGAATTTCGCGGCTACCGGGGCACGGGCTCCGAAATCACGGAACGCAAGCTGGCCGAACAGCAAATCCAGCACATCGCCCACCACGACGTGCTGACGGGTTTACCCAACCGCGCCCTGCTGCGCGACCGCCTGGCGCAGGCGATGGCTCTGTCGCGCCGCAAGAACCGCGCCTTGTGGGTGCTGTTGATCGACCTCGACCGCTTCAAGTTCGTCAACGACAGCCTCGGACACAAGGCCGGCGACCTGCTGCTGAAAACCATCGCCACGCGATTACAGGCCAGCCTGCGCGAGAGCGATACGGTGGCGCGCCTGTCGGGCGATGAATTCGTCGCCATCCTGTGCGAACAGGCGGACGAAGTGCTTAGCGGCGCCATCGTGCAGCGCGTGATGGATGCCGTGGCCCAGCCCGTACTATTGGACGGCAAGGAATTTTTCGTCACCTGCAGCATCGGCGTGGCCGTGTACGACATGTCGCGCTACGACGCGCCCGGCGACGTGACCCTGAATGGCGAGACGCAAAACCTGATCGAGCAGGCCGACATCGCCATGTACTGCGCCAAGAAACAGGGCCGCAACAACATCAAGTTCTACACGACGGCCATGAACCAGGCCACGCTGGAGCGCCTGCGCATCGAGACGGCGCTGCGCAACGCGCTCGAACGCGAGCAGTTCGTGCTGCATTACCAGCCGCAGGTGGACCTGGCCAGCGGACGCATCGTCGGCGTGGAAGCGCTGCTGCGCTGGCAGCATCCTGACCTGGGCATGGTGGCGCCGCAGCGCTTCATCGCGCTGGCCGAAGACACGGGCCTGATCGTGCCGATCGGCGCCTGGGTCATGCGCGAAGCGTGCGCGCAGGTGAAGCGCTGGCATGCGGCGGGACTCGACACCTTGCGCCTGGCCGTGAACCTGTCGGCGCGCCAGTTCAACGAGCCGAACCTGGTGGCCTCGATTGCGGAAGTGCTGCAGGAAACGGGCCTGCCGCCCGCCTGCCTGGAGCTGGAACTGACGGAAAGCCTGTTCATGCACGACGTGGCGCTGGCCGTCAGTCAGCTGCACGACATGAAGGCGCTGGGGGTGCAGCTGTCGATCGACGACTTCGGCACCGGCTATTCCAGCTTTGCCTACCTGCGCACCTTCCCCATCGACGTGCTGAAGATCGACCGCAGTTTCGTCGGCGACGTGGCGCGCGACGCGGACGACGCGGCCATCGTCGTCTCCATCATCGCCCTGGCGCACAATCTGAAACTGCGCGTGGTGGCCGAAGGCGTGGAAACGGCGGAGCAGCTCGATTACCTGCGCCGCCATGGCTGCGACGAAGCACAAGGTTTTTACTTCAGCCGGCCGCTGCCCGCGCATGAAGTGGAAGCGCTGCTGCGGGCGGAAGAAACGCCCGTCACACAGTAG